One Leptospira kirschneri serovar Cynopteri str. 3522 CT DNA segment encodes these proteins:
- a CDS encoding FcpA-related putative periplasmic flagellar protein, whose amino-acid sequence MKHSSFYLRFFTILFIFPLLLWSEPTSNEKKIEILIPDGSNGDSDWGKDFLQFEDLDLLGDASEENSKNLFEKAKENFLKSVDHFRKTNELADLKRKDFNSLNFEADRYEWQKKSRRENFERAITRDLNKSRSDSIHLLVSSMNFLERIQNQKVKDTDTFRDLQANIYREYIKHQLALKNFLQAMDILERYIQIGNKYYEDPEAQGFLANCYERAYRLSKKNRDDISREKYDILRKKHGLLYAEFKFGKNSSDYLEFSKELFKD is encoded by the coding sequence ATGAAACATTCTTCTTTTTATCTTAGATTTTTTACGATCTTATTTATTTTTCCTCTATTACTCTGGAGTGAACCAACTTCCAACGAAAAGAAAATCGAAATTTTAATTCCGGATGGAAGCAATGGTGATTCCGATTGGGGAAAGGATTTTCTTCAATTTGAAGATCTGGATCTGTTAGGCGACGCAAGCGAAGAAAATTCCAAAAACCTTTTTGAAAAAGCAAAAGAAAACTTTTTAAAGTCCGTAGATCATTTTAGAAAAACGAACGAATTAGCGGATCTAAAACGAAAAGATTTCAATAGCCTAAACTTCGAAGCGGATCGTTACGAATGGCAAAAAAAAAGTCGCCGCGAAAATTTTGAAAGAGCCATTACCAGAGACTTAAATAAATCCAGATCCGACTCTATTCATCTTTTAGTTTCTTCCATGAATTTTTTGGAAAGAATTCAAAATCAAAAAGTTAAAGATACGGATACGTTTCGAGATCTACAAGCCAACATTTATAGAGAATACATCAAACACCAACTTGCTTTAAAAAATTTCCTCCAAGCTATGGATATTTTAGAAAGATATATCCAAATCGGAAATAAATACTACGAAGATCCAGAAGCTCAAGGTTTTCTGGCCAATTGTTACGAAAGAGCTTATCGACTTTCTAAAAAAAATCGAGACGACATCTCTCGAGAGAAATACGACATTCTCCGAAAAAAACACGGACTTTTATACGCTGAGTTCAAATTTGGAAAGAACTCTTCGGATTATCTTGAATTTTCCAAAGAACTTTTTAAAGACTAA
- a CDS encoding methylglyoxal synthase: MKEVSVPAIKRIALIAHDNRKEDLVNWVKTHREILSKHQLYGTGTTGKLISEETELPVYRFLSGPLGGDQQIGAKIAEGDLDIVIFFWDPLTAQPHDPDVKALLRIAVLYNVPMACNRSTADYMISSPQFTKTYKKILLSYNTKVKKD, from the coding sequence ATGAAAGAAGTTTCTGTTCCAGCAATCAAAAGAATCGCGTTGATCGCCCATGACAATCGTAAAGAAGATTTAGTAAACTGGGTAAAAACTCATAGGGAAATACTTTCAAAACATCAGCTATATGGAACTGGAACGACTGGAAAATTAATAAGCGAAGAGACCGAACTTCCGGTTTACAGATTTCTTTCCGGGCCGTTGGGAGGAGATCAGCAAATCGGTGCTAAGATTGCTGAAGGTGATTTAGATATAGTAATTTTTTTCTGGGATCCATTAACGGCCCAACCTCATGATCCGGATGTAAAGGCTTTGCTAAGAATTGCGGTTCTATACAACGTTCCTATGGCCTGTAATCGATCCACTGCCGATTATATGATCAGTTCTCCTCAATTTACAAAAACTTATAAAAAGATTCTTTTGAGCTACAATACCAAAGTGAAAAAGGACTGA
- a CDS encoding DsbA family protein, with amino-acid sequence MNQNESIRHSILYVTDPLCPWCYGFGSVMEKIREEYKNKIRFSLVLGGLRFQEGAELLTPELARILKHEWKDAEFTTKQPFSLGFLEKMDFRYDSFPACKAVISAQKIRPEIAFEYLNVLSKSFYLENQDPTSIETFVKLSEKFGITAQEFRSVFEDKDTDLETRNDFYYGFSLGVSVFPSLVFSDGIENGILTRGYCTLEQVDSILKEYFRAVGI; translated from the coding sequence ATGAATCAAAACGAATCGATTCGACATTCTATACTTTATGTGACCGATCCTCTTTGTCCCTGGTGTTATGGCTTTGGTTCTGTTATGGAAAAGATAAGGGAAGAATACAAAAATAAAATCCGGTTTTCTCTTGTGTTAGGAGGTTTACGTTTTCAAGAAGGTGCAGAACTTTTAACGCCGGAGTTGGCTAGAATTTTAAAACACGAATGGAAAGACGCGGAATTTACAACAAAACAACCGTTTTCATTGGGGTTTTTAGAAAAAATGGATTTTCGATACGATTCCTTTCCCGCTTGTAAAGCAGTAATCAGTGCTCAAAAAATAAGACCAGAAATCGCATTCGAATATTTGAATGTACTTTCTAAATCCTTTTATTTAGAAAATCAAGATCCGACTTCCATTGAAACTTTTGTAAAACTATCAGAAAAGTTCGGAATTACTGCTCAAGAATTCCGATCTGTATTTGAAGACAAGGATACGGATCTGGAAACTAGAAACGACTTCTACTATGGTTTTTCTTTGGGAGTAAGTGTATTTCCAAGTCTTGTATTTTCGGACGGAATTGAAAATGGAATTTTGACGAGGGGTTATTGTACACTGGAACAAGTAGATTCTATTCTTAAGGAATACTTTAGAGCGGTTGGGATCTAA